A window of the Streptomyces sp. JB150 genome harbors these coding sequences:
- the manA gene encoding mannose-6-phosphate isomerase, class I: MDRLVNTVRPYPWGSRTALPALLGTEPDGSPQAELWMGAHPGAPSRVERDGRLQELNRVIEEDPRGELGEAVVRRFGPRLPFLVKLLAADAPLSLQVHPDPDRAAAGFARENAAGIPLDAPHRTYRDAQHKPEMIVALTPFEGLCGFRPPHESAALLAALDVDWLGPYVRTLRAEPEERALREVFSAFLALSPGRLAEFGDALASAAVRSGPRREEFAVYDGLARTCPGDPGVPAALLVRHVRLAPGEALYLGAGIPHAYLRGLGVEIMAASDNVLRCGLTTKHVDVPELLRVVRFTASPTPLVCPVRAGDGEEVYPAPVDDFRLSRLVRAAEDGARVLPGSRPQILLCTEGTVRLTTGGDDVVLTAGGSAYAAAGEEVTVSGAGTLFRATTAELDN, encoded by the coding sequence ATGGACCGCCTCGTCAACACTGTCCGCCCCTATCCGTGGGGCTCGCGCACCGCGCTGCCCGCCCTGCTGGGCACCGAGCCGGACGGCTCGCCGCAGGCCGAATTGTGGATGGGCGCGCATCCCGGCGCGCCCTCCCGAGTGGAGCGCGACGGGCGCCTTCAGGAGTTGAACCGGGTCATCGAGGAGGACCCTCGGGGCGAGCTGGGCGAGGCGGTCGTGCGCCGCTTCGGGCCGCGCCTGCCCTTCCTCGTGAAGCTGCTGGCGGCCGACGCGCCGCTGTCCCTCCAGGTGCACCCCGACCCGGATCGGGCGGCCGCCGGTTTCGCGCGGGAGAACGCCGCGGGCATCCCCCTCGACGCCCCGCACCGCACCTACCGGGACGCCCAGCACAAGCCGGAGATGATCGTCGCCCTCACCCCGTTCGAGGGCCTGTGCGGATTCCGGCCGCCGCACGAGAGCGCCGCTCTGCTCGCGGCCCTGGATGTGGACTGGCTCGGCCCGTACGTCCGAACGCTTCGCGCGGAACCGGAGGAGCGCGCGCTGCGGGAGGTCTTCTCCGCGTTCCTCGCCCTCTCCCCCGGCCGACTGGCCGAGTTCGGCGACGCGCTGGCGTCCGCGGCCGTGCGGAGCGGCCCGCGGCGCGAGGAGTTCGCGGTGTACGACGGGCTCGCCCGGACCTGCCCGGGTGATCCCGGCGTCCCGGCCGCCCTCCTGGTGCGGCACGTCCGGCTGGCGCCGGGCGAGGCCCTGTACCTCGGGGCGGGCATACCGCACGCCTATCTGCGCGGACTGGGGGTGGAGATCATGGCCGCCTCGGACAACGTCCTGCGCTGCGGGCTGACCACCAAGCACGTGGACGTGCCCGAGCTGCTGCGCGTCGTCCGCTTCACCGCCTCGCCGACGCCGCTGGTGTGCCCGGTGCGCGCGGGGGACGGCGAAGAGGTGTACCCGGCGCCGGTCGACGACTTCCGGCTGTCCCGCCTCGTACGGGCGGCGGAGGACGGCGCCCGCGTCCTGCCCGGCTCGCGGCCGCAGATCCTGCTGTGCACCGAGGGCACGGTCCGCCTCACCACGGGCGGCGACGACGTCGTGCTCACCGCGGGCGGATCGGCGTACGCGGCGGCCGGCGAGGAGGTCACCGTCTCCGGTGCGGGAACCCTCTTCCGGGCCACCACGGCAGAGCTGGACAACTGA
- a CDS encoding STAS domain-containing protein — translation MSTLKITTRDTRTGPVLEIIGDLDYSNAPELRARLTTLDLQPGQRLVLDLAGLEFCDSSGITALIAARNHADAAQADIALAAVPHHTLRVLHIVGLDQIFRLYPDSETATGA, via the coding sequence ATGAGCACACTGAAGATCACCACCCGAGACACCCGGACCGGTCCCGTCCTGGAGATCATCGGCGACCTGGACTACAGCAACGCCCCCGAGCTGCGCGCCCGGCTCACCACGCTCGACCTCCAGCCGGGCCAGCGCCTCGTCCTGGACCTGGCCGGCCTGGAGTTCTGCGACTCCAGCGGCATCACCGCCCTGATCGCCGCCCGCAACCACGCCGACGCCGCCCAGGCCGACATCGCGCTCGCCGCGGTTCCGCACCACACGCTGCGCGTGCTGCACATCGTCGGCCTGGACCAGATCTTCCGCCTGTATCCGGACAGCGAGACGGCGACCGGAGCCTGA
- a CDS encoding SpoIIE family protein phosphatase yields MCREQQPDPQDADDEKGSYAAAFATLLEDSAEELYESAPCGYLSTLMDGTIAKINATLLDWLGMDREAVVGRMRFTDLLTVGGKLYHETHFAPLLRMQGEISGIALELKQADGGRIPVLVSATVKHGGTGEPLLIRTTLFDARDRRAYEEELLRRRRVAEEARRQAEADRARLQDALAVLQQSLLPDSLPAVPGVEAAAYYHTASPDRLGGDFYDVFPVDGKRFGFFLGDVCGKGPQAAALTSLTRYTLRAAALHDADPVSALTTLNKVLHERYAAGGDPRYCTAIFGTLEADPATGQVTVQLASGGHPPALVLRGDGTADYVPTPGGLLVGVLPEARFTAARTVLQPGDTLLLYTDGLTEARTGKDRSTLYGDDGLLTFATGHADTSPSAVVQALTDVLNRFGDGLDDDTALLALGAPAALPARPRPATRTAT; encoded by the coding sequence ACCCGCAGGACGCCGACGACGAGAAGGGCTCCTACGCGGCGGCGTTCGCGACCTTGCTGGAGGACAGCGCCGAGGAACTGTACGAGTCCGCGCCGTGCGGCTACCTGTCCACGCTGATGGACGGCACCATAGCGAAGATCAACGCCACGCTGCTGGACTGGCTGGGCATGGACCGCGAGGCGGTGGTGGGCCGGATGCGGTTCACCGACCTGCTGACCGTGGGCGGCAAGCTCTACCACGAAACCCATTTCGCGCCCCTGCTGCGGATGCAGGGCGAGATCAGCGGCATCGCCCTGGAGCTCAAGCAGGCCGACGGCGGCCGCATACCGGTGCTGGTCTCCGCGACGGTCAAGCACGGCGGCACGGGCGAGCCGCTACTGATCCGCACCACCCTCTTCGACGCCCGGGACCGCCGCGCCTACGAGGAGGAGCTGCTGCGCCGCCGGCGGGTGGCCGAAGAGGCGCGCCGGCAGGCGGAGGCCGACCGGGCCCGGCTGCAGGACGCGCTCGCCGTCCTGCAGCAGTCGCTGCTGCCCGACAGCCTGCCGGCCGTTCCCGGCGTGGAGGCGGCCGCCTACTACCACACCGCCTCCCCGGACCGGCTCGGCGGCGACTTCTACGACGTCTTCCCCGTCGACGGCAAACGCTTCGGGTTCTTCCTCGGCGACGTGTGCGGAAAGGGCCCGCAGGCCGCGGCGCTCACCTCGCTGACCCGGTACACCCTGCGCGCCGCCGCCCTGCACGACGCCGACCCCGTCTCCGCCCTGACCACCCTGAACAAGGTGCTGCACGAGCGGTACGCCGCCGGCGGCGATCCGCGCTACTGCACCGCCATCTTCGGCACGCTCGAAGCCGACCCCGCGACCGGGCAGGTCACCGTCCAGCTCGCCTCGGGCGGCCATCCGCCCGCGCTCGTCCTGCGCGGCGACGGCACGGCCGACTATGTGCCCACCCCCGGTGGCCTCCTCGTCGGCGTCCTGCCCGAGGCCCGCTTCACCGCCGCCCGCACCGTCCTCCAGCCCGGGGACACCCTCCTGCTCTACACCGACGGCCTCACCGAGGCCCGTACCGGCAAGGACCGCTCGACCCTGTACGGGGACGACGGCCTGCTCACCTTCGCCACCGGCCACGCCGACACCTCCCCCAGCGCCGTCGTCCAGGCTCTGACCGACGTGCTGAACAGGTTCGGCGACGGACTGGACGACGACACCGCACTGCTGGCCCTCGGCGCCCCCGCCGCCCTCCCCGCCCGTCCCCGCCCCGCGACAAGAACTGCCACATGA